Part of the Zhongshania aliphaticivorans genome, CAACGGCAGTGTGCTCCGCGAAAACAGCCCCACGACCGGTCGGTGGTATTCCCGTGATGTTGCGGCAATTGCCGATCACCTCGAACTCACCGCCGCGCCTTATTTTATCGACGCTGACGCCAAGCCAGACCAAGCACAAAACGACAACAGCAATCTCAGCCCAGCCCCAGTGGCCGGACTGACCGTAGTAAAATTCCATAATAGCCATATGGTCTATGCCGTTACGTGGTTTAGCTTAGCGCTGTCGGTATTGATCGCCGGTTTTATCGTATGGCGGGAAGAACGGCGTCGCAAGGTAGACTAAGCTTAAGTAATTACTCCAGCTCCCCGCTGCGCACTCACCCCCACATGAGTATACTTGGCCATGCTGAAAAGTCGCTGAGAGATCCACTATTATGACAAATACCAAAGCGCTGGCCGATGTAAACCAGCTGCTTAGACAAACCGAATCCAGTGACACCGACACCCTTGGCAAGCATATGCGCCAGCTTGTTCAGCTACGCTGGGTCGCCGTACTTGGCCAATTACTCACCATTCTCGTTACCCATTATGGCTTTGGCGTCACACTGCCGATACAGACCATGCTCAGCATTTTGGCCGGCCTTATTGCGTTCAATGCTCTAACCGATTTGAGCTTACGCTTTAAGCGCCGCGTGTACACAGCTGAGTTATTCATGGGTCTGTTAGTTGATATGGGCACACTGACCGCCCAGCTTTTTTTTAGCGGTGGCGCAACCAACCCCTTCGTCTTTCTCTATTTATTACAAGTCTGCTTAGCGGCCGTACTCATGGCCCAAACCTATACGTGGGTGCTACTTGGCGTTGCGGCTTTGTGCTTCCTGTGGCTGGCCGAGGCAGGCCTGCCCATCGACCTACCCCAAGACTATCACTTAGGCATACGCAGCTATTACCTAGAAGGTATGTTCATCTGCCTTGTCCTCAATGCCGGATTACTTGTGGTATTTATTAACCGCATCAACCAAACCCACCGTGAACACGACGCCCGCCTCGCTGAATTACGCCAACGCGCGGCAGAGGAAGAACACATTTTACGTATGGGTTTACTGGCTTCTGGTGCGGCCCACGAACTTGGCACCCCACTGGCGACCATCGCGGTTATTCTCGGTGACTGGCGGCGCATGCCAGCCCTAAACGCCGACCCTGACCTAGACGAAGAAATCACTGAAATGCAGACTCAAGTACAACGCTGCAAATCTATCGTAAGCGGTATTCTGATGTCTGCTGGCGAAACCCGAGGCGAATCCTCTGGGGAAAC contains:
- a CDS encoding ATP-binding protein, which produces MTNTKALADVNQLLRQTESSDTDTLGKHMRQLVQLRWVAVLGQLLTILVTHYGFGVTLPIQTMLSILAGLIAFNALTDLSLRFKRRVYTAELFMGLLVDMGTLTAQLFFSGGATNPFVFLYLLQVCLAAVLMAQTYTWVLLGVAALCFLWLAEAGLPIDLPQDYHLGIRSYYLEGMFICLVLNAGLLVVFINRINQTHREHDARLAELRQRAAEEEHILRMGLLASGAAHELGTPLATIAVILGDWRRMPALNADPDLDEEITEMQTQVQRCKSIVSGILMSAGETRGESSGETSVCSFFEELLIEWQSTRKVDNFEFENNFGDDVDIASDTVFKQTICNLLDNALDASPNWIGLTLSRQEDNLLIRVTDRGPGFAKEVFDRLGQPYQSTKGRPGSGLGLFLVFNVARILGGQVRARNRQEGGAEISLRLPLAAIQLKEV